GAGAACATTATTTCGCTTTACTATTCTCATCGAAAATCCTCAAATTCGCAGAAAAAAAGTTAGAGCCCTGCATACATGGCAGAAAACTGATCGTGAAGTCGTGGAAGCTGTGTTTCAGGGATCGTATTTTTGTCTccattttattattatcataattatttttttaaacagaagTTTGACTCATAATCTGCATGATCCAAACGTCCTATATTATTTTGTGTGATTGTGGCCGAGGTACTGCAGCTCCTATGCTCCTCCATGCATGCACGTCGAAATATTGTAAAGATAATGTCCAGgatcaagtaaaaaaaaaaaaaccacacacacaaacaacgcagtaaatagagaatactacatggcttgctgtgtcgtaccagatttacacgagttgtttttttaaatattgaactgcgagcgaaagcgagctgttcactatttgaaaaagcaacgagtgtaaatctggtacgacacagcaagccatggagtattctgtttatcctacatactgtacttcgtgtattttactgaaaatttccTGCATTCGAgccagctaaattgaagacgcttgttttggaacctcgatctcttcaaaagccttgtgcaatctattacgtcaaagcaaagaaacgtcactctgaaagtgtggcgtgacgtgttagttataaaaattcatcgagggtcgagcgcaatttttttttctataatgacgattgtctcggtgactttggcatcataagcagtggaaaaacaggtccctgccagacttgcttgacatgacctcatttacatgatatacacacgtgtgatttgaacgattattatctcacgggtgtctctctcacgtatgtaggataaacgaATATTTTACGTAGATTAGAGCAGATGAAGGTAGGTTCTGGAGCTGCATGATATTGTCCTCTTCCAGGTTAGATGAACGGGCATTGTTTTCTTCAACTACTTTTAAAAATGTTATTTGAGGATGTGAGTTTCTGATAATAATCTAAGCAAAACACTTTCGAGTCTCTAGTATAGCCAGTTataagaaataagacaaaaaactttattttgttttctccgAAAGTTACTTGCGTTTACCTCAACAATAACTGTACTTCTTGTAATTCTATCTTATGAACCAGGATCGCTAGGTGGACTTAgccaaagacaacaacaacaacaaacaacaacaacaacaacaacaacaacaacaacaataacaacaacaacaacaacaacaacaacaacaacaacaacaacaacaacaacaacaacaacaacaacaacaacaacaactggaTCTTGGTACATACATTTGACGAGCGATCTACACTTCAGACCACCAGAACAAAGTTCATGAACAcgatacatatatatgtatatatctaAGGATACATAATATAATACAGTACACAATAAACCGAACGTGAATGCTTCAGAATAATACCATATAAAAACCCAGAAAAGTACTGTACCACAAATCTGTTCCGAAAACGTTACCGACAGAAATCAAATGTTTTGCCGAATTATTTCAATATCGTCTGAACCCCTTTAGAAAATATACTCAGTGAGTCTCCTTTCTTCAAGTGGGCCGCGCGAAAAAGGCTCAAGCGCTCTGAGTACAGTAAACGGTTGTACTTGGAGAGAACCCGCTTGTGTTTCAACTTCATCTCGAGTCGTCGCACTGAGGTCCCTCCTTGCTGCCTCCTAACTGGAAGTCACGCTCAATTGAAAACAATTGCCTGCCGCCATTGAGGCAATTTGCGAGAGGAAGGGAGCTGAGATGGACGTCGTGATTATGTCGCGTGGGAAAAATGAGTTGTGAGCTGacattcctcctcctccttctcctcctcctcctccttccgcGGAGCAAAGAGTCCTGCGTACTTCGTCCTTTTTGCCAGCGACTGACTAACTTCTATCCCTCGGTACGCCGCAGAAAACTATGTGGCAAGAGAGGTTGAGGTATTCCTATGAGGGCGTAAATTTTTGGAGTTGCAAAACTCGCCGAGTTCGTTTTATCTTAACTGTTTTGTCTAAAACCATTTAGCTTTCGTCTGTGAGCAGTTTGAAGAGTTAAGAGGGGTTGAAATGCAACTTGAAATACAGAATGTTGCGGCCCAAGACCAAAGCAAAGACAGACGAAAAGGGAAGAGGAGGCGGGGGAGAGGAATAGAGAAGAGGAATAAAAAAagaggaggataagaagaaaCAAATTACAGAAAGAATCGTTGAAGGAATTaggaaagaatgaaagaagggAACGGTGAGTTAGGGGACTATAAGAATATTGCTTTAgcaaaagaatgaaagaaagaaagggaaaaagcaacacagacaaacaagaaaaaaagagcaCATAAAGAAAGACACGGAGAAAGGTAGGCAGACTAACGAAGAGAACAAACATAGTCAAATCAATTAGCTTACACATACTGGTTTTGGCAGTTGACATCCATGGGAAGAGAAGCTGAGTTATATCGCATTTCTCTCTTatttctctcttcctttctattTCTCAGATCAAAGATACCCAATACCCGATGATCAAAAACCAAACGAGGCAGCGTAGCAAAAACAGACTTCCAACGACATGTGGTCACGTAACTAAACCGCTCAGTAGAGAGAAGACAGATCAAATTACTCGGAGACGGACCTATAGTTGTCCAGCGTGTCGACATTACAGGAGAGGGAAAAATATGGCTGTGTTGACGAGTGCAAGAGAGCGTGGAATTCTGCGTCCATCAAAGGGCGACCAAGGAAACCAACTCTGGACGTGCGGCGTGGGAACGACGGCCGGAGTGGCTTCCCTCTGGAGTGACCGTGACCGTGACCTTGACAGAACTTCTCTGAGAACGGACGTCAAGGTTATGGCTTAAatctgtgtgtgcatttttgttgCGTGTAAAGTGCTGCAGTACTTGCCTTTTCTGCgacttttctctctttctcagatAGAAAATCTCACAACAAATGCACAGGAAGAcaaacactgagacagacagacagacagacagacagactgacagacaggtaTTCCTCCCTTCTTCAGCTCTCGTTCCTTCCCCTCGTTCTCCCTATACTCTCCACCAAAGCTTCCCATAATATGCCAGTCATACACTCAAACCCCAAGGGATACCCGCGGGTGCCACACTATATCAACCGTGAAAGATTACCCCCACAGTACCCAGTGAACTGGCTCAATGCAAGGGTCCAGCTCGCCGCGTTTGACGCACagtatgtttctctctctcttatcattCTCATCCATGGTCACAAACTCACAGCTcatacacagaaagaaagaaagaaagacacacacacacacagacgcgggacggacggacggacaaacagacagacagaaaaatagacaaacagacatccTGCCAACTAGAAAAAAAGATTCTCCTTTCACCTTACCCTGTTCTTCTTTCCACTCGTTTAGATACCCTGCCCACGTCCTCTCCCCTCCTCAGTATTTTAAGATGTTCAGTACCATAGTAGGAGTTTTGCTCCATGCaaatatcattatcattattcaTTATCATAACTCATATATCCCACCGctgtttttgatgttgttgcttttagatatgtattttgtttttgtgtgtttttcttccttcctttcacCTTCTACAGGTCCCCGTATCATCCGCCAACtcagatattattttgctctTTAAGAgcacgtgtatatatatatatataagcttttcttgttgtgctccatttgtTAAATTGATTGTATGCGACATTGTTATCTGTCATTTTCTGAAACAATTGTTTTAAACCAAACCCCACCTAAAGGGCGACCCATTTCTACCCATAGTCATGATCAGACTGCACCCACTGAACTAGCTCACCGCAAGGGCCGAGTTGTGTGCGTTTGAGGCCCAACAAGGGGTGACAGGGCCCGAGATGGGCTCTTGTGATACAAAAGCACGTGCAGCATGCACGAAAAGTGCCCTAGATAAGCTTGGCTGCGAGTGGGGGGTTAAACGCAGTGATAAGGTCAAGCTTCTTTTCCGATATTTACTGTGCAGGTAAAGATTGAAAATGTCCACCGTAAAATATgtgaaagagagaagaaaaaaacaacagatTTCGTTATTTTTTCAACTTAGGACATTTAGGGAatgtgatcttcttcttcttcttctgcgttcgtgggctgaaattcccacgtacactacgtgtgttttttgcacgagtggaattttacgtgtatgatcgtttttaccccgccatttaggcagccatacgccgctttcgggggaagcatgctgggtatttttgtgtttctataacccaccgaactctgacatggattacaggatctttttcgtgcgcacttggtcttgtgcttgcgtgtacacacgggggtgttcggacaccgaggagagtctgcacacaaagttgactctgagaaataaatctctcgccgaacgtggggacgaactcacgctgacagcggccaactggatacaaatccagcgcgcaaccgactgagctatatccccgcccagggAATGTGATCAAAAACAATTGTTGAATTGAGATGAAAGAAACAAagtaagacagaaagaaagccaGTTCACCAATATAACTACTTGTTCCTATTATGATTCTGACCTTTCTTTTATTGTCTTTGTCTTTATGTTCCAACACATCAATTCCATCCTGACAATGTACACATTTTATTtgccttcactttcattttacacaataaaatattcgTCGGATAAATATTTTACAAAATGTTCCATTGCAGGCCACGTAAGCGAACTTCATTACTGGCACTGGCTGCTAAACTCAAATTCTTTTCATGAATTTCATATCCAaactttcttctccaaaatcccCCAGAACATGGTGGGCTGTATTTTTTCTCTGCCAGAACTTTTCGaatttctttactttctttccaAAAAAAGGTCGGAACTGATCAATTAACATCGCTTATATTTACAGGTACGTAATCGATGTTTGAGAGGAGTTATGGAGACAAAATATGTTTacgaaaacaaaacatacaatCGAATCGAAATAGACCAGGGCATTATCAAAATTATCATATTATTGAATCCTtcggcaaaaaaaaaacaacacaaaaaaccacacaagtaaaaacaaacaaactggcaTAGAAACTGAACTCTTTGCAAATTGGAAAGCTTGTTATCGTATCctgagagataaaaaaaaaacaacaacgaaacaCGATATTGACCTTGATTATAAAAGCCCCAAACTAGCAAGCATCAGTTCATTGAATAATTCCGCATTTAACAGATCCACAGTGCAACTCTTGCTAAGATTTGCTTAAGTTCTGTCTTTTTATTTacgtatatataatatatgtatatgtcgtgccgaattcacagAATTGCCAATTCGCGGAAACGgtaaaacgctgcccattacgcgaaatcggcagtgttttgccgaaaacgcgtaaaaggcttctaaaatttgcgCATTTTGCGAAAACGGCAAATAATTAACCAGCcaaccctctcccccctccttaaaagacaacaacaacataaaaacacaccccaaaaaacaaccacacaaaaTCTTTCACTCAACACCTCATCCTCATTCACTCAAAATCCCATTCTGAACAACATCAACCAAAAAACTCACCATGTAGTCGGAGCCGCCGCTGGAAGAGTTGCCGTCCGTGGCGGGGCACACTGTTCCGTCGTCGGCACGTGTCACCCGTGATCCGTGCAGCAGCTCCTCCAGACTCTCGATGTACTCGATGGCGTTGCGCAGGATCTCCACCTTGGGCAGGCGCTGGTTGGGGTTGGGGCAAGTCCTCCTCTTCAGCGACTCGAAGGCCTCGTTGACCCTCTTCAGGCGCCGCCTCTCCCGCATGGTGGCCGCTTTCCGCCTGTCCACGGCCAAGGTCTTCTTCTTGCACGCCTTGCACGCCCACAGGAGACAGCGTCTGTTAGGCCCGTGGTAGCCCGGGGCTAGGACATGGGCGACGTgctcgtcgtcgtcatcgtcatcgtcgtcgtccgAGGCGAGGGACCCCATGTCCTTGTCGTCGTAGTCGTCGCTGTGGTCGTCGCCTGAGCCTGAGCCTGAGCCTAAGCCTGAGCCTGACCTTCTTCCTGCCCCAGAGTCTCCtgctcttcttcctcctccgcCGACGTTGTTGCTGCCTCCCCCGAATAGCGTGCGATGACCTCCTGGTGGAGAGCAGGGCTTGGCGGCAGGAGATGTCGTCCTCCCTTCAGACAACACTTTGTCCGAGCCCGGTGCTGCCGCTGAAGGTGGTGTTCTGTGACTGCtggtactgttgttgttgttggtggtggtgttggtgtgaGGGCCGTTTGGCTTGTGGTtgacgttgttgttgctgtcctCGTCCCGAGAGTGCCCTGATCCTCTGTCATCCTTTATCGGCGACAGAAAATGTTTGTCTTTTTCGGCGTTGGAGGCAGAGGACGACGAAGACGGCGGCACACCCCCACCGCGGGACGCCCTGAAATCCAGCGAAGCGGGATGCTGCTCGGGGAAGTAGGGCTGCGAACTGAACGGGTTGCCCGTGTACCCGTACATATCCCCGTACTGTCGCGGCAACCCACGAGGGTACGTCGCTGCCGGGTGGGGCCCGAAAATGTCCTGTGGGGTCGGGTGCGAGTAGGAAATATCCATGAGACTTCTCGGGTCCCCAAAGTCGCCGCTGTTGTAAGGGGCGCCGCCTACGCCGTTGAGGGAAGCCCCGCCGGCGCCGGCCCCACCGCCGAAGACGGATGCGTTGTGGTCGTAGCGACAGCTGCGGTAatctgtcatcatcatcattgtgctggttgttgctgttgctgctggtGTTGCCGCTGCAGAGGTCGATGTGGGTGGCTAAACCGCTTAGAAGGGTTGGAGGGCGAAACGACGATTTTTATTGTCGCAACTCGTTAGTCCTAGCTGAAACGGAAATCAGAGACAATTTGAAGCGACGATATAGCAGTGCTGTTTCTGTGCTCGCTTTTATATTGGTATTTGGACAGTGACTTATTAGCAAATGTTTTGATTTACCCAAAATTAGATACACTTCGGCTCAGTGGAAATAGTTTTCAATGTTGTCTTGTTACTCAAAATGACGTAATATCAAAGAATAACTGCCATTGTCTCGCCTGGATAAAGTTTCTGTTCTTTTGGTTTTGGTCAGAGGCACTAAAATAATTGTAAAATTTCTACATTTATCTGAAACTAATTTTTTGTGTGAAGATTCGGATGATAGAAAAGGACAAATCTGCGAGCAAACAACTATTTCAGATTACAGAAAAGtgaagaaataaaaagaaacagacagaaattAAGAATTCGTTTAGCCAATCTTTCATTTCACATTGTTGACTCAAGGCGGGCAACGTGGAGGTGCATGAGATATTTTGGAAAATGAACAGATACAAACTGTATATATGATGAATCGAGTCTGTTCTTTATTGTAAATCGTATTCTTACTATTCTACGAACAATTCAAACTAAATCAATCTTTGCAAAGATTGCATGAGCGTTTACTTCTTTTAAAATACCGACTAATTATATCATCAATTTAGAAGACACACATGTTTGTTTCACAAACCTCTCCGTCTTGACCAATCTTTGCGATCTGATTTTGAAATATGTTTGAAAGCGTCAGATCCATTTAAACAAAGTTAGaagcagaagaaagaaaaaaacagaacacGAAGAAAAGAATTAAAAGAacagaaacaagaacaaaaccttctttttttttaaagtagctACAGCGCTCCCAATAAGAACATATTtaactttttgttatatttcaTATTGATGTTCATCACTGTCACAAGCTCGCATGCACATCTTTGCACCCGTCAATATCGCAAAGCATTTCGTACTAAAGGCTTTCGTATTTTAACTAAACACCTCCACCAATCTTTTAACAGAGGGCTTCTTTGCCTCCCTTATTGAGGAAAACTTTCTACATATATTAAATTTACATAAACTAGTCAAATTGTCTGCAAAATAAGGTGTCTTTATTTATCATTATTGTTTAATAATTTAATGGCATAGTTATTTCTGCATGTGCATTATTTTCGGTTTTGTTTTACAGCAGAGGCGTGTAGGACAAGATTTAAGCCGCGAAAAAAGAATGGGGACCGTAACGTATAATGAAATTGCAAAAAGACACGCAcaccttaaaaagaaaagaaaaaaaatctgccTGCACgcagttcaaagttcaaagtttaCACAACTAATTACCTTTTAGCAGTGAAATCTCATAACACAAAAAAGGCGATTCAGGCCAATTCAAAAAGAAACTTGAAAAATTAAATGATTTATTGCATACGGGTTTGAAGTGCATCGCCACACTTCAAACCTGCATGCACCGTTTCCGGTAAGTATTTTTTCATGCGGGAAGGaaatttgattttcatttatttgttcttggtttaaacaatgttttatttctgttttacataTTCATAAAATTAACATTATGATACAGTAAAAACGACAAGCCTATGGCGTATGCAGTGGTGTCTATAACACAAACTTACAATCATCATGGCAGACAGTAAGGTTATTACTTAATACGCAAAAACATTCAATCAGTATAAAAAAATACCATCGGCAATttagaaggaaaaaaaatccaacaaagttaataaaaaaaaacacacagaaaaacacacactcaagaacaaacaacttttttttttaccagaaGACTAGTTAAATTAATCAGAGCAAGACAACCAAACTTAGGGAAAAATATCCAGATTGTTAGAGAGAGATGTAGAGATTCTCCTTATGGAGGTAGTGTATAATTATCATATTGACAAGGGAAGGCTTTAGTTTATCACATGTAGTATGCTAACATGAAACCAACGGGGAACATTTGATCAAGAGTTAAAAACTGTAAAGATATGACAGAATTCTTATAATCTTAATTGAGTAATCACTTTATAGGCGTGTCTGTTGCATACTCGTGTACGGTAACTATAGGTCAGTTTGTTCTCTAAAAAAGTATCATTAATAGTCGATACAGTTTCTAATAATTGGTAACAGGTCATTTGAAAATCATTTTAGatatacattaaaaaaacattaaaaattaccTTTATTCTTGCAGAAGTTTGTTTACCTCGTCAAGAAAGGTCATGCTCACCATTGAACGCCATTTCAGTTGGAACTCACCAGACCGTCATCTTCTCCGGTAAATGAAGTTTGTAGTAAACAGTGTATTGAAACATGTAAAATCCTCGGCGAACAGAATGCAGCCGTCAGTCAAAATCTTCTTGAGACACAATGTTTAAGTGGTGtttttaaaattaaaatataCTTAAACTTCACACGCACCCTTTCAGCAGTGGTGGCTGCTGTTAAAATCTATTGCGTGTGACACGATACAAAACTACAGATCCTTGAAAAGAACTCAAAACTGCTCCATCTACTGAACTTGTTGCACACAGCAACCAGTAGCAGCGGGCAAAATAACTCCCGAGTCAGTCCATCTTGTCTTCAAGTTCAAAGTCTTTGATGTCGTCACTGGCAATGACGCGTCTCTAAAAGCACCGCCAACGCACAGTTTCACAGTCTGGTCTCGGAATCCCAACGGGACACTCCAAACCCAAGCCCTGGCTAAACCTAACCCGCTGCAGTCTTTGATCCCAAGCTGCACGCTTTTCTTTCAGTGACAGGACTTTGCGACCGATCCGACCTACCACTGTGACTCTCCAAGCCCGTTTGTGGAAGCAGCTTTGCGGCACTGAACCGTTTGTCTGGCACTGGCGTTTGCTATCACTAACGTGGCGCAGAGTCTCGGTACTTTGAGTCCATGTTGCGCCAGCTCACCCTCCTCAGGTGTTGCAAGAGCCCCTGCCGTTTGATGAAGCAAATGAGGTTCCAAGTGCTAGCTTTGCTCTTCTTCTccacttacccccccccccccccccccgcccttacCCTCCAAACCTCCGCGCCGTTGCTCTCCAAGACTCGTgtcagtctcggctaaccatagcCACGCCCCCTGTGCCAGACCCGTCAGCCAATCACAACGCGGATTAGAGCCTTTTGCTCAGCGGCTAGACTCAGCTTCCGCTGCGGGGGAGGGGTTGTCGGTTGAGCATCAAAACAAGCAAAACCACGAGGGGATTGttgatgaagagagagagagagagagagagagagagagagagagagagagagagagagagagagagagagagagagagagagactcagagagagagagagtgagagagccgGAGtcggagagcgagagggagagagagagagagagagagactcagagagagagagagagagagagagagagagagagagagagagagagagagagagagagagagagagagagatgaacatCGCCACATACCGTTTTTCGACTCACCACGGCAGTTTCGATGGTTCTCGAGTGGGGGGGTTTCCGTCATGCAAGCGATACGACGCTGCGGGCTCCTCACTCAATCGACAGAAGCAAATTCAAGTTCCCTCCTGGAGATTTGCAGAAATTTCTCCCCGAATTACGTCGCCAGGTTTTCATTAACTACTTCAGCATCCAGTTTCCCTCACAACCGCCGAACCCGTCCCGGTTTCTCGGTGGCTGGTTTTTAAAATGCCAGTGATCCGCTGAGCAAAGTTCTGACTTTGAGGCAGTCTTATTAGCTCCTGTGGGACCACGCCAACTTCCTCTGAGCCGCCTGATTCATTTTGCTTGTCCTCCAAGAAAGCGTAGTAGGGGGTTGCGTGTAGTAAGGGAGTATATTGGGCACGGATTATATGTACACGGGGATGGGCTGATTTTACATCCCACTCCCGCAGAGAGATTACACTTTTTAACCAAGTTTTTGCagctacttttttttaaatcgtatTTCAGGGATCTGGTCCTCTATAGTCATCAACCTAAGGCATGTATGACATGAAGCTTTTAATAGCAATATAGTAATTAATCGTGCTCATAATGTTACAGGCAAATTTTGACTATAACTGAGACAGCTAGAGAACTGATCAGGTAATCCATACTGAATTTATTACTGACAAACAACCAAAGAAATTAAGATTAAAACAAatcaacgaacaaacaaacaaacaaacaaccaacagcTCAGTGACTGTTATTCTGTCTACTACCTATATGAAGAAAATGACTTTGCGTTAAACATTTACAGAGAAATCACACGGTGAATTAACCAGCCCACCGATccaacaaacacatacaaaaatagataaataaaaacaatcaaAATAAGAGTTCAGAAAACCACTAAATTAA
The sequence above is a segment of the Littorina saxatilis isolate snail1 linkage group LG3, US_GU_Lsax_2.0, whole genome shotgun sequence genome. Coding sequences within it:
- the LOC138962645 gene encoding myogenic-determination protein-like → MMMMTDYRSCRYDHNASVFGGGAGAGGASLNGVGGAPYNSGDFGDPRSLMDISYSHPTPQDIFGPHPAATYPRGLPRQYGDMYGYTGNPFSSQPYFPEQHPASLDFRASRGGGVPPSSSSSASNAEKDKHFLSPIKDDRGSGHSRDEDSNNNVNHKPNGPHTNTTTNNNNSTSSHRTPPSAAAPGSDKVLSEGRTTSPAAKPCSPPGGHRTLFGGGSNNVGGGGRRAGDSGAGRRSGSGLGSGSGSGDDHSDDYDDKDMGSLASDDDDDDDDDEHVAHVLAPGYHGPNRRCLLWACKACKKKTLAVDRRKAATMRERRRLKRVNEAFESLKRRTCPNPNQRLPKVEILRNAIEYIESLEELLHGSRVTRADDGTVCPATDGNSSSGGSDYMTVHSPQYYSDKLNPLGDMSAGYGANNGYDQMPGNGGNGNGNGASSLNCLSLIVESISPNNTSSVLNNMTSVERPL